The Amycolatopsis methanolica 239 nucleotide sequence GCGCCGGGCCGGGGGGTACGTGGGAACGCCCGGCTGGGCGCCGGTGGTCCCCGTGGCGGTGCCGCAGGTGGGGGCGTCGCCGGTGGTGGCACCCCCGCCGCAGGTGGGGGCGCAGCGAGTGGTGGCGCCCTCGGCGGGGGCGCCGCAGGCGCCGGTCGCCGCTGTGCCGGTGGCGTCGCCGACAGCGGAGCCGGGGGAGCCGACTCCGCCGCGGGGGTTCGTGCCGCCGAGCTGATCACCGGCTAGATCACCGGCTAGATCAGCGGCAGCCCCGCTGCCCCAGACGTCGGGCGTTCCCGCCACCGCCGGCGCCACGCGATCCCGCCACCGCCGCGGCGATTTCGCGCGCTGATCCCGGATCAGGCCGGGGTGCGCGAGGGCCGTCAATCCGCAGGGCAACGACAGCGCCGCCGCCGCAGGCGCCGCGCGTTCCCGCCACCGCCGGGGCGATTTCGCGCGATTGATTCAGGCCGCCGAGGCCAGCCGCGCGCCGTCGTCCACCCGGAGCACCACCCCGGTCGTGTGGGTGTTCTCCGTCAGGAACGCGATCGCCGAGGCGATGTCGTCCGGCGTGCCCACCCTGCGCGCCGGCAGCCCGGCCGCCATGGCTTCGAACGCCGCCGCCTTGGCGTCCGCGTCCAGGAAGTTCCACCACGGCGTGTCGATCACGCCCGGCGACACCGCGTTGACCCGCACCGGCGCCAGTTCCACCGCCAGCACCGGCACCATCGCCTCGATCCCGGCGTTCACCGCGGCCAGCGCGGCCGTCCCGGGCGTCGCCGCCCCAGCCGACGCCGCAGTCACGAACGTCAGCGAACCCCGCAGCACCGGCAGCGCCGCCCGCGCCGCGGCCGTGTGCGGCACCAGCTTCCCCTCGACGCCCTCCCGCACGCCGTCCATGGTCAGGTCGGCGAAGGCCGTCGTACCCGGCGCCCCGGTCACCGTCACGACCAGGTGGTCCACCGGCCCGGTCGACGCGAAGAACGCTTGCAGCGCTTCGTAGTCCCGCGCGTCCACGACCTCGCCCCGCGCGTCGCCCAGCTTCGCCAGTGCGGCGTCGAGCTTCCCGGAGCCGCGTCCGTCACGATCACCTCCCGGCCGCTGTCGACCATGCGGTGCGCTGTCGCCAGCCCGATACCCGAGGTGCCACCCAGGATCACGACTCGTTCGGTCACGAGCTCTCCTCCAATTTCGAGACGCTGTGCACCGGAAACATATTCGAGGCACAGTGTCTTGTAAAGTCCTCGGTATGAGAGGACGCCCCCGCAGCGAAGAGGCCCGGCGCGCGATCCTGGACACCGCGCTGCGCATCTGTCACCGCGACGGCTACCAGCAGGTGACGATCAAGGCGATCGCCGACGAGGCCGGCGTCGGGCGGCAGACCGTCTACCGCTGGTGGCCGGACAAGGCGCAGGTGCTGCTGGACGCCCTCATCGACCTCCGCGAACGCGAACCGCGGCTCGACGAGGACACCGGCGACGCCCTGCGTGACATCGAGCGGATCCTCGCCCGCACGTTCGCGCTCACCCACGAGTCGACCGGGCGCGCGCTGGTCGGCCTGATGGCCGAGGCCCAGAACGACCCCGCGTTGTCGGATCGGTTGCAGGGCACGGTCATCGGCCCGCGGCGCGACGTCCTGCACCGGTTCCTGCGGCAGGGCGTCGAGGCGGGACAGCTCGCCGAGAACGTCCCGCTCCCGCTCGTCGTCGACTTCGCGTTCGGCACGATGTGGTACCGCATGCTGAGCAGGCACGCCCCGGTCGATGACCGGCTCGCCGCCGACATCACCGCCGTCATCGCGCGCCTGCTCGCCCGCTAACCTGCGCGGGTGCGATGGCTGTGCGCCGCCCTGTTGCTGATCACGCCCCCGTTGCCGGCCCTGCCGGACAGCGCCGAGATCGAGATGCGGCTCCAGCCCGACGGCTCGCTCTCAGTTGTGGAGGCGGTCGACGTGCAACAGCGCACCACCCGGACCATCCAGCTCCGCGTGCCCGCCGGCGACCACCGCGACCGCGTACACACCCTCCGCGACCTCGCCATCGAGGGCTCCGGATCGGCCGAGCGGCGCGCGGACGCCGTCACGGTCACCCTCAACCCCGGTACCGCCCTCCTCCGGTACACAGTGGACGGTGCGGTCCGGGACGCGGGCGGTCGCCTCGAGGTGACCTGGGCCCTGGAGGGCTGGGACACCGCCCGCACGCTCGTCCGCGCGAGCTTCGCCGCGCCGCGCATCGCGATCGGCGTCCGCTGCACCGGCTGTACCGCCGCGCAGAACGACCAGACCGGCCTCACCCGTTTCGCCGTCCAGCGCCTGGAACCTGGGCAGACGCTGGACATCGCGGTCGACCTGCCACCCGGCACCGTCCCCGCCAACGCCCGCATCCAGCCGGCGAAAACCCTGGCCGGCGCGTTCGCGCTCACCGTGCCGGTCGCGACCGCATGGGCCGCCTTCGGGCTCCTGCTCCTCGCCGGGGCCGTGTCGCTCCTGCTAGCCCGCCGCGAACGCGGGCCCCTGCCGTCCGGGTTCGCCGCCGAACCGTTCGCCACTCCGGACGGCGTCCTGCCCGGCCACATCGCCCTGCTCCGCGGCACGGACCCGGTGGTCGTCACCGCCGTCGACCTGGCGATCCGCGGCTACCTAGGGCCGGACGCCGGACCGGCCCACCCGCCCGACGACCGGCTCACCGGGTTCGAGCGCCGGGTCCTCGCCGGCGACGACCCCCGCCAGGACCTCGACGCCGACGCGATCCGCCGCGGCTGGCTCCGCCGGCCCGGCCGCGCGCGCCGGGCCGGCATCCGGATCACCTGCTACGGCCTGTTCCTGACGATCGTCCTCGCGCTCACCGCCGGCTACGCGCAGCTCGGCGTGATCCTCACGCTCGCCGGGCTCGCTCTGGCGCTCGCCGCCCGGCACTTCCCGGATCGAACGAGCCGCGGCCGCACCCTCGCCCGGCGCCTGCGCGACCCGGCCGAACTGCCCGCCGGTGACCGCTTCGTGCCCTACGCGCTGGCCCTCGGGCGGCCTGCGCCGGACACCGCGTTCGCTCTCGGTGAATTCCTCGTTGCCCTGCGGGACCGTCGCCGGACCCCGGCCCCGTGATGGCCGTATGGTGGGGCTCATGGCCGAGACCTCCCGCTTCACCCTGCACAACGGCCTGCGCGTAGTGCTCGCGCCGGACCCGACCGCTCCGGTTGTCGGCGTCGCCGTGCACTACGACGTGGGCTTCCGCTCCGAGCCGGAGGGGCGCACCGGGTTCGCGCACCTGTTCGAGCACCTGATGTTCCAGGGCAGCGAGAGCCTGGAGAAGCTCGCGCACTTCAAGATCGTGCAGTCCAGCGGCGGCACCTTCAACGGGTCGACCCACCCGGACTACACCGACTACTACGAGGTGCTGCCATCCGCGGCACTGGAGCGCGCGCTGTTCCTGGAGGCCGACCGCATGCGCGCGCCGAAGCTGACGCGGGAGAACCTCGCCAACCAGATCGACGTGGTGAAGGAGGAGATCCGCCTCAACGTGCTGAACCGGCCCTACGGCGGGTTCCCGTGGATCCTCCTGCCGCCGGTGCTCTACTCGACGTTCCCCAACGCGCACAACGGCTACGGCGACTTCACCGACCTGGAGCAGGCCAGCCTGGACGACTGCGCGGCCTTCTTCGACACCTACTACTCGCCGGCCAACGCGGTGCTCACCGTCGCGGGCGACTTCGAGCCGGACCGGGCTCGCGATCTGATCGAGAAGCACTTCGGCGACGTGCCGCACCGTCCGGCGCCGCCGAAGCGTTCGTTCGCCGAGCCGCCGCCCGCCGGCGAGGTCCGCGGCCACCACACCGATCCGCACGCGCCGCTGCCCGCGCTGGCCGTCGGCTACCGGATGCCGGACCCGGTCGGCGAGCTGGACGCCTACCTCGCGAACCTGGTGCTGGCTGGCGTGCTGACCGACGGCGACGGCTCCCGGCTGCAGCAGCGGCTGGTGCACCGCGAGCCGCTGGTCACCGACATCGGCGCGGGCGCGGGCCTGTTCGGCCCGTTCGAGGCGCGCGACCCGGACACCTTCTCGATCACCGCCATCCACTCGCCGGACGTCTCCGCGGAGCGGGTGCTGACCGCGGTCGACGAGGAGCTGGAGAAGCTGGCCGCCACGCCGCCGGACGCACAGGAACTGGCCAAGGTCACCGCGCGCTGGAGCGCGAGCCTGCACGCCGAGCACGACCGGCTGATGTCCCGGACGCTGTCGCTCGGCGCGTTCGAACTGCTCTACGGGGACCCGTCCCTGGTGTCCCGGCTGCCGGACCGGATGGCGGCCGTCACCGGCGAGGACGTGGCCGCCGCTGCCAAGGCGCTGCGGCCCGACTCGCGTGCGGTCCTGCTCGTCGAGCCCGAAGGGGGAGCGAAGTGACGTCCGTCGACCACCGCAGCGCCGAGGAGATCGGCCGAACCGCCACCGGACCGCGCCCGGTCCCGGAGCTCGGCGCGCAGAAGGCCGCGGCGGATCTGTCCCACGTGGACACCGTGCTGTCCAACGGCCTGCGCCTGCTCGCGGTCCGCAAGCCGACGGTGCCGCTGGTGGAGCTGCGGCTGCGGATCCCGTTCGGCGGCACGGCGCCGCTGCACGCGGCCACCGCCGAGGTGCTCGCCGAGACCATGCTCACCGGCACCGCCCGGCGCGACCGGATCGAGATCGACACCGAGCTGGCGCTGATCGGCGGCGAGCTGGACACCGTGGTCGACCCGGAGCGGCTGACCATCTCCGGGAACGGACTGGCCGCCGGCCTGCCGACGCTGCTGGACGTGCTCGCCGACGCGCTCACCGCAGCGTCCTACGTGGACGACGAGGTGGCGCGCGAGTCGGCGCGGCTGGTCGAGCGGCTGGCGGTGTCGCGCACGCAGCCGCGGGTGATCGCCCGCGAGGCGCTGCTCAGGCACGTCTACGGCGACCA carries:
- a CDS encoding DUF2207 domain-containing protein; amino-acid sequence: MRWLCAALLLITPPLPALPDSAEIEMRLQPDGSLSVVEAVDVQQRTTRTIQLRVPAGDHRDRVHTLRDLAIEGSGSAERRADAVTVTLNPGTALLRYTVDGAVRDAGGRLEVTWALEGWDTARTLVRASFAAPRIAIGVRCTGCTAAQNDQTGLTRFAVQRLEPGQTLDIAVDLPPGTVPANARIQPAKTLAGAFALTVPVATAWAAFGLLLLAGAVSLLLARRERGPLPSGFAAEPFATPDGVLPGHIALLRGTDPVVVTAVDLAIRGYLGPDAGPAHPPDDRLTGFERRVLAGDDPRQDLDADAIRRGWLRRPGRARRAGIRITCYGLFLTIVLALTAGYAQLGVILTLAGLALALAARHFPDRTSRGRTLARRLRDPAELPAGDRFVPYALALGRPAPDTAFALGEFLVALRDRRRTPAP
- a CDS encoding TetR/AcrR family transcriptional regulator, which gives rise to MRGRPRSEEARRAILDTALRICHRDGYQQVTIKAIADEAGVGRQTVYRWWPDKAQVLLDALIDLREREPRLDEDTGDALRDIERILARTFALTHESTGRALVGLMAEAQNDPALSDRLQGTVIGPRRDVLHRFLRQGVEAGQLAENVPLPLVVDFAFGTMWYRMLSRHAPVDDRLAADITAVIARLLAR
- a CDS encoding SDR family oxidoreductase; the encoded protein is MDARDYEALQAFFASTGPVDHLVVTVTGAPGTTAFADLTMDGVREGVEGKLVPHTAAARAALPVLRGSLTFVTAASAGAATPGTAALAAVNAGIEAMVPVLAVELAPVRVNAVSPGVIDTPWWNFLDADAKAAAFEAMAAGLPARRVGTPDDIASAIAFLTENTHTTGVVLRVDDGARLASAA
- a CDS encoding M16 family metallopeptidase, with amino-acid sequence MAETSRFTLHNGLRVVLAPDPTAPVVGVAVHYDVGFRSEPEGRTGFAHLFEHLMFQGSESLEKLAHFKIVQSSGGTFNGSTHPDYTDYYEVLPSAALERALFLEADRMRAPKLTRENLANQIDVVKEEIRLNVLNRPYGGFPWILLPPVLYSTFPNAHNGYGDFTDLEQASLDDCAAFFDTYYSPANAVLTVAGDFEPDRARDLIEKHFGDVPHRPAPPKRSFAEPPPAGEVRGHHTDPHAPLPALAVGYRMPDPVGELDAYLANLVLAGVLTDGDGSRLQQRLVHREPLVTDIGAGAGLFGPFEARDPDTFSITAIHSPDVSAERVLTAVDEELEKLAATPPDAQELAKVTARWSASLHAEHDRLMSRTLSLGAFELLYGDPSLVSRLPDRMAAVTGEDVAAAAKALRPDSRAVLLVEPEGGAK